CCAAGGCCGATTGGCTGGCGCTCGAGCAGAACGACAGCCCCACCCCGTAAAAAAGCGTCACTCCCACCATGCTGTGCCGGTCAAACGCCGGCAAAGCGATTGCGACGATGAGCCGTTCCTTCCGACCCGCCGAGACCAACACCTCCGGCCCGCCGATCCGCGGCATCATCGGCTCGGGCGCGGCGATGGAGAAGGTCTATCGCCTCACGCGACAGGTGGCCAAGAGCAACGCCTCGGTGCTGCTGTTGGGCGAGACTGGCACCGGCAAGGAGCTGATCGCCAAGGCCGTGCACCAGCTCAGCCCGCGCGGGACGGGGCCATTCGTGCGCGTCAACTGCGGGGCGCTTTCCGAAAGCCTGCTCGAAAGCGAGCTGTTCGGACACGTGCGCGGCTCATTCACGGGCGCGATCGACAATCGCACTGGCCGCTTCGAGGCGGCCCATACCGGCACGGTGTTTCTCGACGAGATCAACTCCACCACGCCCAAGCTGCAGGTGAAGCTGCTGCGCGTGCTGCAAGAACGCGAGTTCGAACGCGTGGGCGATACGCAAACCATCCGCGTCGACACGCGCGTCATCGCGGCCAGCAATCGGGACCTGTTGGAAGAGGTTGAGGCCGACAAGTTCCGCGAGGATTTGTATTACCGCCTGAACGTGGTACCGATCCATTTGCCTCCCTTGCGCGAGCGGCGCGAGGACATACCAGAATTAATCAGCCACTTCCTCAACGTCTACAACGAGGAAAACGACCGCTACGTCGTACACATCGAACCGAAGGCGATGGAGGCCCTGCAAGACTACGCGTGGCCCGGCAACGTGCGCGAGCTGCAGAATTACATTGAGCGTACGGTCGTCATGGCTCCCGGCGACGAGCTGACGTGCGAGCTATTGCCCGACACGGTGCTTGGACAGCGCCGCCCGCGCAGCACGCGTTTCAAGGAACCGGACCTGGAGACGCTGGCGTTCGAGCTGGTGCAGCAGGCGCTAGCCACGGCCGGGCCGCAGGAAGACGCGCTGCACACCAAGGTGGTCAATCGCGTCGAGCGCGAGCTGATCGCTCAGGTCCTGGCCAGTTGCGAGCACGTGCAGATCAAGGCGGCCGCGCGCCTGGGCATCAACCGCAACACGCTGCACAAGAAGCTCAAAGAATACAACCTGGACGAAAGCGGGTCCGACGGCGCCGCGTAATCGACCGACCGGGCGCATTTCCGACCGGAATAGGCGGTTTGACAGCTATCGGCCAGGACTTAGAATATTGGATTCGCAGTCGAGAACTGGCGGCGCGCTGGTGGCTTTTGCGCCCGCGGCTACCGTCCGACGCGAAGGCGGGCGAGCCAATCGCCCCGCGGGCGCATAGCTCAGTTGGTTAGAGCGCAGCCCTGATAAGGCTGAGGTCCCAAGTTCGAATCTTGGTGCGCCCACTTTTCCTAGGAATCAGCAGTGCCGGTCCTGCGACGCGAAGGTTGGGCGTGTCCGAGCTTTAGCACTTCGCGTTCGTCGCTCCGCACTTCTTGGGGACGTAGCTCAATTGGGAGAGCACTGCCTTTGCAAGGCAGGGGTTG
The window above is part of the Pirellulales bacterium genome. Proteins encoded here:
- a CDS encoding sigma-54 dependent transcriptional regulator, which gives rise to MSRSFRPAETNTSGPPIRGIIGSGAAMEKVYRLTRQVAKSNASVLLLGETGTGKELIAKAVHQLSPRGTGPFVRVNCGALSESLLESELFGHVRGSFTGAIDNRTGRFEAAHTGTVFLDEINSTTPKLQVKLLRVLQEREFERVGDTQTIRVDTRVIAASNRDLLEEVEADKFREDLYYRLNVVPIHLPPLRERREDIPELISHFLNVYNEENDRYVVHIEPKAMEALQDYAWPGNVRELQNYIERTVVMAPGDELTCELLPDTVLGQRRPRSTRFKEPDLETLAFELVQQALATAGPQEDALHTKVVNRVERELIAQVLASCEHVQIKAAARLGINRNTLHKKLKEYNLDESGSDGAA